From a region of the Lactuca sativa cultivar Salinas chromosome 4, Lsat_Salinas_v11, whole genome shotgun sequence genome:
- the LOC111889880 gene encoding 60S ribosomal protein L17-2: MVKYSKEPDNPTKSCKARGSDLRCHFKNTRETAHALRKMPLIKAKRYLEDVLIHKQAIPFTRFCRGVGRTAQAKNRHSNGQGRWPAKSAKFILDLLKNAESNAEVKGLDVDALFISHIQVNQAQKQRRRTYRAHGRINPYMSSPCHIELTLSEKEEPVKKEAESQLATSGKSKKP, encoded by the exons TGATAACCCCACCAAAT CCTGCAAGGCTAGGGGTTCAGACCTCAGATGTCACTTCAAG AATACCAGAGAAACAGCACATGCATTGAGGAAAATGCCTTTAATAAAGGCTAAGAGGTATTTGGAAGATGTTCTGATCCATAAACAGGCTATTCCCTTCACCCGATTTTGTAGGGGTGTTGGTCGTACTGCTCAGGCAAAAAACAGACATTCCAATGGTCAAGGAAGGTGGCCCGCCAAGTCAGCAAAGTTCATTTTGGATTTGCTTAAGAATGCTGAAAGCAATGCTGAG GTGAAAGGGTTAGATGTGGATGCCCTTTTCATTTCCCATATTCAAGTCAACCAAGCACAAAAACAAAGAAGGAGGACTTACCGTGCCCATGGGAGAATCAacc CTTATATGTCATCACCTTGCCATATTGAATTGACTTTATCTGAGAAGGAAGAACCCGTGAAAAAGGAG GCTGAATCTCAATTGGCAACCAGTGGCAAGTCGAAGAAACCTTGA